The Cronobacter sakazakii genome has a window encoding:
- a CDS encoding RecT family recombinase translates to MSNDITLTAQPGATVGTAAAIFSPEGLNQLVRFADLMAQSKATVPAHLAGKPADCLAVTMQAAQWGMNPFAVAQKTHVVNGALGYEAQLVNAVVSSSSLLATRLNYRWDGDWSKVSGKTDKSPNLTVTVWATLKGETEPRELTISMAQAGVRNSPNWEVDPRQQLAYLCTKRWARLHAPDVLLGVYTPDELEESRPRVERDITPPAVDARSVNSLIGKTAPQQDAPAAQHRPRNERTPDELLAGFTEYAGNASDVADLDSTYAAVAKRLASHQEHLDKATDVYSLRREEMTAAQ, encoded by the coding sequence ATGAGCAACGATATCACTTTAACCGCGCAGCCTGGCGCCACCGTTGGCACCGCTGCGGCGATTTTCAGCCCGGAAGGACTCAACCAACTGGTGCGCTTCGCTGACCTGATGGCGCAGAGCAAGGCGACCGTGCCTGCGCATCTGGCTGGTAAACCTGCTGACTGCCTGGCAGTGACAATGCAGGCGGCGCAGTGGGGCATGAATCCGTTTGCTGTGGCGCAGAAAACACACGTCGTTAACGGCGCCCTGGGCTATGAGGCGCAGCTGGTCAACGCTGTTGTCTCGTCATCCAGCCTGCTGGCTACTCGTTTGAATTACCGCTGGGATGGCGACTGGTCGAAAGTGAGCGGTAAGACAGACAAATCCCCCAACCTCACCGTAACCGTGTGGGCAACGCTCAAGGGCGAAACCGAACCGCGCGAGCTGACTATCAGCATGGCGCAGGCTGGCGTGCGCAACTCGCCAAACTGGGAAGTAGATCCGCGCCAGCAGCTGGCCTACCTCTGCACGAAGCGCTGGGCTCGTCTGCATGCGCCCGATGTGTTGCTCGGTGTTTACACCCCTGACGAGCTGGAAGAGAGCCGCCCGCGCGTTGAGCGCGATATCACGCCGCCGGCCGTCGACGCCCGCAGCGTGAACAGCCTGATTGGCAAGACAGCGCCGCAACAGGACGCGCCAGCGGCTCAGCACCGCCCGCGCAATGAGCGCACCCCTGACGAGCTGCTGGCTGGATTCACTGAATACGCTGGTAACGCGAGTGACGTGGCCGATCTTGATTCCACCTATGCAGCTGTTGCAAAGCGCCTGGCGAGCCATCAGGAGCATCTCGATAAAGCCACCGACGTTTATTCCTTGCGCCGCGAAGAAATGACCGCAGCGCAGTAA
- a CDS encoding crossover junction endodeoxyribonuclease RuvC yields MGVIIGIDPGCSGALVAVDETGEYVAHLNMPTIKVGSKARVNGAQLAAWLQSWSISHAYLEQVGAMPGQGTASMFTFGHAAGIAEGILQGAHIPYTLVTPQAWKKAAGLIGSDKDAARSRAIQLYPALRALDAKAKGQAIADALLIARHGLMLKS; encoded by the coding sequence ATGGGCGTGATTATCGGGATTGACCCCGGCTGTAGCGGGGCGCTTGTGGCTGTAGACGAAACCGGCGAATACGTGGCGCACCTGAACATGCCGACCATCAAAGTCGGCAGTAAGGCGAGGGTTAACGGCGCGCAGCTGGCGGCCTGGCTTCAGTCGTGGAGCATCAGCCATGCGTATCTGGAGCAGGTCGGCGCCATGCCGGGGCAGGGAACCGCGAGCATGTTCACGTTCGGGCATGCAGCAGGCATCGCCGAAGGGATTCTGCAGGGGGCTCACATCCCCTACACGCTTGTGACGCCGCAGGCGTGGAAAAAGGCCGCTGGCCTCATCGGCAGCGACAAAGACGCTGCGCGGAGCCGGGCAATTCAGCTGTACCCGGCACTCCGCGCGCTGGATGCAAAAGCCAAAGGGCAGGCCATCGCCGACGCGCTGCTGATCGCACGACACGGCTTAATGCTTAAGTCCTGA
- a CDS encoding DUF551 domain-containing protein: MSEISNEKIQWLHDAATEFASTGMKMTMNPDEVLQLTTPLLALRERAEPVYQVQAMDWHDVEKYLYDEALDRGIRCRVLYTAPPAPVVTEWIACSERLPEVGDIVLTADNGCVNVGEMERSGASYGYFTSVVSGRELPATHWMPLPEAPGKEG; this comes from the coding sequence GTGAGCGAAATAAGCAATGAAAAGATTCAGTGGCTGCATGACGCCGCGACGGAGTTTGCCAGCACTGGCATGAAAATGACCATGAACCCGGATGAGGTTCTGCAACTCACAACCCCACTGCTGGCGCTGCGGGAGCGGGCGGAGCCTGTTTATCAGGTGCAGGCCATGGACTGGCACGACGTTGAAAAATACCTCTACGATGAAGCGCTAGATCGCGGTATCAGATGCCGAGTGCTCTACACCGCACCGCCCGCGCCGGTTGTGACTGAGTGGATAGCGTGCAGCGAGCGGTTACCTGAAGTTGGTGACATAGTTTTAACCGCAGATAATGGGTGTGTGAATGTTGGCGAAATGGAGCGCTCAGGAGCCAGTTACGGATACTTCACATCAGTCGTTTCTGGGCGCGAGCTTCCTGCTACCCACTGGATGCCGCTGCCGGAAGCGCCGGGCAAGGAGGGGTGA
- a CDS encoding portal protein, with amino-acid sequence MKNETLKEQLTKQLAQLEQERKTFEPHWRELSDFIIPRGSRFLTSEANRGDRRNTKIVDPTATMANRTLSSGMMSGITSPARPWFKLATPDPEMMDYGPVKLWLETVQNRMNDMFNKSNLYQSLPIIYSSLGTFGTGALAVLEDDEDVIRTMPFPVGSYYIANSPRLSVDTCFRKFSMTVRQLVREFGLNNVSSSTKSAFENGTYEKWVDVVHAVYPNMNRETGKMNAKNKAFRSVYFEVGGDNDKVLRESGYDEFPVMAPRWEVNGEDVYGSSCPGMIALGQVKALQLEQRRKAQQIDKQTNPPMIGPTSLKTQRVSLLPGDITYVDQVTGAEGLRPAYMVNPNLGDLLGDIQDTRQLINSAYFVDLFMMLQNVNTRSMPVEAVIEMKEEKLLMLGPVLERLNDEFLDPLIDRAFSMMARKNMLPPPPDVMQGMPLRIEYISVMAQAQKAIGLSSLERFVGFVGNLASAKPEALDKLDVDQAIDNYAVMSGVSPTVVVPQEQAQQTRNDRAQQQQQAMALQTGMAAVQGAKTLSEAKTADPNLLTALASAVGGQQQ; translated from the coding sequence ATGAAGAACGAAACCCTGAAAGAGCAACTGACGAAGCAGCTCGCGCAGCTGGAGCAGGAGCGCAAAACTTTCGAACCTCACTGGCGCGAACTGAGCGATTTCATTATCCCGCGCGGATCCCGCTTCCTGACCAGCGAAGCTAACCGCGGCGACCGCCGCAATACCAAAATCGTTGATCCGACGGCAACGATGGCAAACCGCACGCTCTCAAGCGGCATGATGTCGGGCATCACCAGCCCGGCCCGCCCGTGGTTCAAGCTGGCGACACCAGATCCGGAAATGATGGATTATGGCCCGGTCAAGCTGTGGCTGGAGACGGTGCAGAACCGCATGAACGACATGTTCAATAAGTCGAACCTGTACCAGTCGTTGCCGATCATTTACTCAAGCCTGGGAACATTCGGCACCGGCGCGCTCGCCGTGCTTGAAGATGACGAAGACGTTATTCGCACGATGCCGTTCCCGGTTGGCAGCTACTACATCGCAAACAGCCCGCGCCTCAGCGTCGATACCTGCTTCCGTAAATTTTCCATGACCGTGCGCCAGCTGGTGCGCGAGTTTGGCCTGAATAACGTCAGCAGCAGCACCAAAAGCGCCTTTGAGAACGGCACCTATGAAAAGTGGGTTGATGTGGTGCATGCCGTATACCCGAACATGAACCGAGAAACGGGCAAGATGAATGCCAAAAACAAGGCGTTCCGCTCCGTATATTTCGAGGTTGGCGGCGATAACGATAAAGTGCTGCGTGAATCCGGCTATGACGAATTCCCTGTCATGGCACCGCGCTGGGAAGTCAACGGCGAGGACGTTTACGGCTCATCCTGTCCTGGCATGATTGCGCTCGGGCAGGTTAAAGCGTTGCAGCTCGAACAGCGCCGCAAAGCGCAGCAGATCGACAAGCAAACCAACCCGCCGATGATTGGCCCGACTTCTCTGAAAACCCAACGCGTTTCCCTGTTGCCTGGCGATATCACTTATGTCGACCAGGTGACGGGGGCCGAAGGTCTGCGCCCGGCGTACATGGTTAACCCAAACCTGGGCGATCTGCTGGGCGACATTCAGGACACGCGCCAGCTCATCAATAGCGCCTATTTCGTCGATCTCTTCATGATGCTCCAGAACGTCAACACCCGCTCAATGCCGGTTGAAGCGGTTATCGAGATGAAAGAAGAGAAGCTGCTGATGCTCGGCCCGGTGCTGGAACGCCTCAACGATGAGTTTCTTGACCCTCTGATTGACCGCGCTTTCTCCATGATGGCACGCAAGAACATGCTGCCGCCGCCGCCAGACGTGATGCAGGGGATGCCGCTGCGCATCGAATACATCTCTGTGATGGCCCAGGCACAGAAAGCGATCGGGCTCAGTAGCCTGGAACGTTTCGTCGGTTTCGTTGGCAATCTCGCAAGCGCCAAGCCGGAAGCACTGGACAAGCTCGACGTCGACCAGGCAATCGACAACTACGCCGTCATGTCTGGCGTATCACCGACCGTTGTCGTCCCGCAGGAACAGGCGCAGCAGACCCGCAACGACCGCGCGCAGCAGCAACAGCAGGCTATGGCGCTGCAAACCGGCATGGCGGCAGTGCAGGGCGCTAAAACCCTGAGCGAAGCCAAAACCGCCGATCCGAATCTTCTCACGGC
- a CDS encoding DNA cytosine methyltransferase, giving the protein MIPAAYYNEIDPYAAQWLRNLIAAGHIAPGDVDERSIEDVTPDDLRGFTQCHFFAGIGVWSHSLRLAEWPDDKPVWTGSCPCQPFSAAGKGDGFADERHLWPAFFHLISQCKPQHVFGEQVAAGNANAWFDLVQSDLEGMDYAFGLTPFTSASIGAPHIRERAFWVANSNSSLCDRRWSDRQTRWPEHPDCGYVGWLADASSERRDRLDPLLQREESGRIAESLPETTGLGSSCGLANSPSEQHNQRNNSADERRWSRNPEQNRMGGESVRALEVNGFWRDADWLLCRDGKWRPVEPGTFPLVDGAAARMGRVQPALARMASRNRRGRLKGYGNAINAQAAAEFIRAYMGVANGAHPHN; this is encoded by the coding sequence ATGATTCCCGCCGCGTATTACAACGAAATTGATCCGTATGCAGCACAGTGGCTGCGCAACCTGATAGCCGCCGGCCATATCGCGCCGGGCGACGTTGACGAAAGGAGCATTGAAGATGTCACACCTGACGACCTGCGAGGATTCACGCAGTGCCATTTCTTCGCCGGTATCGGCGTCTGGTCTCATTCCCTCCGCCTCGCAGAATGGCCTGACGATAAGCCAGTATGGACAGGATCCTGCCCGTGCCAGCCTTTCAGCGCGGCAGGCAAAGGCGATGGGTTTGCTGACGAGCGGCACCTTTGGCCCGCATTCTTCCACCTCATTAGCCAGTGCAAACCTCAGCATGTCTTTGGCGAACAGGTTGCAGCAGGTAACGCAAACGCATGGTTCGACCTTGTTCAATCAGACCTGGAAGGAATGGACTACGCCTTTGGGCTTACGCCGTTTACGTCAGCGAGCATCGGTGCGCCGCACATCAGAGAGCGCGCTTTCTGGGTGGCCAACTCCAACAGCAGCCTCTGTGACAGGCGCTGGAGCGACCGGCAGACAAGGTGGCCTGAACATCCAGACTGCGGTTACGTTGGCTGGCTGGCAGACGCCAGTAGCGAACGACGCGACCGGCTCGACCCATTGCTACAGCGGGAAGAATCAGGACGGATCGCCGAAAGTCTGCCTGAAACTACCGGACTCGGTTCTTCTTGCGGGTTGGCCAACTCCCCAAGTGAGCAACATAACCAACGCAACAACAGTGCAGATGAGCGGAGATGGTCGAGAAACCCCGAACAAAATCGGATGGGCGGCGAGTCTGTGCGGGCCCTTGAGGTTAACGGTTTTTGGCGAGATGCGGACTGGCTCTTATGTCGAGATGGCAAATGGCGTCCAGTTGAACCCGGCACATTCCCGCTGGTTGATGGGGCTGCCGCACGCATGGGACGAGTGCAGCCCGCACTGGCAAGAATGGCAAGCCGCAACAGGCGAGGTCGCCTGAAGGGCTACGGCAACGCCATAAACGCGCAAGCCGCTGCTGAATTTATTCGTGCTTACATGGGGGTAGCAAATGGCGCGCATCCGCACAATTAA
- a CDS encoding PerC family transcriptional regulator: MKSKTRLERYHENYVTRRLGPQVATSPAAQAIEQRALELEAKGLFRVAAGLWLKCLDAAVGDVERQRIAMRRERCITRGCARREHYCGVNAGQITDMWGLL; the protein is encoded by the coding sequence ATGAAATCGAAAACCCGGCTTGAGCGTTACCACGAAAATTACGTTACCCGCCGCCTGGGCCCGCAGGTGGCAACCTCTCCAGCCGCGCAGGCCATTGAGCAGAGAGCGCTGGAGCTGGAGGCTAAAGGCCTGTTCCGTGTTGCAGCGGGGCTCTGGCTGAAATGCCTGGATGCCGCCGTAGGCGACGTTGAGCGCCAGCGGATCGCCATGCGCCGCGAGCGCTGCATTACGCGCGGTTGCGCGCGCCGGGAGCATTACTGCGGCGTTAATGCGGGCCAGATAACAGATATGTGGGGGCTGCTATGA
- a CDS encoding DUF7740 domain-containing protein: protein MSQKHHIQQMQQRIDPAVLKKASDEYSDLLITMSLCMKLAGPTRANVTACARALKTRLTTWHSQKELDAIIKAWDPVGYFLGLRREANEAAASYGEQADTFI from the coding sequence ATGAGCCAGAAGCACCATATCCAGCAGATGCAACAGCGTATTGACCCGGCCGTTTTGAAGAAAGCTTCTGATGAGTATTCCGACCTGCTCATCACCATGAGCCTGTGCATGAAACTGGCGGGCCCGACGCGCGCAAATGTCACAGCATGCGCCAGGGCACTTAAAACCCGCCTTACAACGTGGCACAGCCAGAAAGAGCTGGACGCCATTATCAAAGCGTGGGACCCGGTAGGCTACTTCCTGGGGCTGCGTCGCGAAGCAAACGAGGCTGCGGCCAGCTATGGGGAACAGGCGGACACATTCATCTGA
- a CDS encoding PD-(D/E)XK nuclease-like domain-containing protein — protein MKPGIYRDIPNEAYHAGPGVSKSQLDLVAINPALLTWQKNAPVDTEKLQALDMGTALHCLLLEPEEFDKRFIVAPQFNRRTDLGKSKEKVFLAEAAEKGMTVMSAEEGRKLQLMRDSAFAHPAARWLLEQEGDCEASHYWIDEETGELCRIRPDKRLAQFPVMADVKKVSDMSRFARHIDEFRYHVQDAMYCEGAKQTTGEPHSFFFIAVSESIDCGRYPVRVFELDAYDKDEGFRLFRRDLTAYHQYRTSDEVGGIETIKRPEWARKQDMYA, from the coding sequence GTGAAACCGGGCATCTACCGCGACATCCCAAACGAGGCTTACCACGCCGGTCCCGGCGTGAGTAAGTCGCAGCTCGACCTGGTCGCAATCAACCCGGCACTGCTGACATGGCAGAAAAATGCGCCGGTCGATACCGAAAAGCTCCAGGCGCTGGATATGGGAACCGCCCTGCACTGCCTGCTGTTGGAACCGGAAGAATTCGACAAACGCTTCATTGTAGCGCCGCAGTTCAACCGCCGCACTGACCTGGGAAAGAGCAAAGAAAAGGTTTTCCTTGCGGAAGCAGCAGAAAAAGGAATGACGGTCATGAGCGCCGAAGAAGGTCGGAAATTGCAGCTGATGCGCGATAGCGCGTTTGCTCACCCGGCGGCGCGGTGGCTGCTTGAACAGGAAGGCGATTGCGAAGCGTCGCACTACTGGATCGACGAAGAGACCGGCGAGCTCTGCCGCATCCGCCCTGATAAGCGTCTCGCGCAGTTCCCCGTGATGGCTGACGTGAAAAAGGTCAGTGACATGTCACGATTCGCGCGACACATCGACGAGTTCCGATATCACGTGCAGGACGCGATGTATTGCGAGGGAGCAAAGCAGACGACCGGGGAGCCGCACAGCTTCTTTTTCATCGCCGTCAGCGAGTCGATCGACTGCGGCCGCTATCCGGTTCGTGTATTCGAACTGGATGCTTACGACAAAGACGAAGGTTTTCGTCTGTTCCGGCGCGACCTGACCGCTTATCACCAGTACCGCACCAGCGACGAAGTCGGCGGTATTGAAACCATTAAACGCCCGGAATGGGCACGTAAACAGGACATGTACGCATGA
- a CDS encoding MT-A70 family methyltransferase: MTGKYTLIYADPPWSYRDKAADGDRGAGFKYPVMDVQDICRLPVWELAAENCLLAMWWVPTQPVEALKVVEAWGFRLMTMKGFTWNKCGSRQADKLVMGMGHMTRANSEDCLFAVRGKLPERMNAGIIQSFTAPRLAHSQKPDCVREKLVQLLGDVRRIELFARQSSHGFDVWGNQCEGPAVQLLPGCAIPVVKSVAA; the protein is encoded by the coding sequence ATGACCGGTAAATACACCCTGATTTATGCAGATCCGCCATGGTCATACCGAGACAAAGCGGCCGACGGCGACCGCGGCGCCGGGTTCAAATATCCCGTCATGGACGTGCAGGATATCTGCCGCCTTCCGGTCTGGGAGTTGGCAGCTGAAAACTGCTTGCTGGCTATGTGGTGGGTGCCGACGCAGCCGGTCGAAGCATTGAAGGTTGTCGAGGCGTGGGGATTCCGCCTGATGACCATGAAGGGCTTCACATGGAACAAATGCGGCAGCCGGCAGGCTGACAAGCTCGTAATGGGAATGGGTCATATGACGCGCGCCAACAGCGAAGACTGCCTGTTTGCCGTGCGCGGCAAGTTACCTGAGCGCATGAATGCCGGGATCATCCAGTCATTCACGGCGCCGCGCCTGGCGCACTCGCAGAAGCCGGACTGCGTGCGCGAAAAGTTGGTGCAGTTGCTGGGTGATGTGCGACGTATTGAGCTGTTCGCCCGCCAGTCTTCGCACGGGTTTGACGTGTGGGGCAATCAGTGCGAAGGCCCGGCGGTTCAGTTGCTGCCGGGCTGCGCAATCCCGGTCGTTAAATCGGTGGCAGCATGA
- a CDS encoding helix-turn-helix transcriptional regulator → MKRAYGKKELLEVVPLSISTIDALEKKGEFPKRWYITDKRCAWDADEISEWLEERKAKSPSVFGGKKPPVEQRVFRPVSSAA, encoded by the coding sequence ATGAAACGAGCATACGGAAAGAAAGAGCTGTTAGAGGTTGTCCCGCTGTCGATCAGCACTATCGATGCGCTGGAGAAAAAAGGCGAGTTCCCGAAGCGCTGGTACATCACTGACAAACGCTGCGCCTGGGATGCTGACGAGATCAGCGAATGGCTTGAAGAGCGTAAGGCCAAAAGCCCGTCGGTGTTCGGGGGAAAAAAGCCTCCCGTTGAGCAGAGAGTTTTCCGCCCGGTGAGCAGCGCTGCATGA
- a CDS encoding DUF1317 family protein, with amino-acid sequence MTNSHDDIQVGSVLMMYSPVRRGWITPDGSVITNPLKAQRIAEALHNQIKKAAA; translated from the coding sequence ATGACCAATTCGCACGATGATATTCAGGTCGGTAGCGTCCTGATGATGTACTCACCGGTTCGCCGCGGCTGGATTACTCCCGACGGCAGCGTAATCACCAACCCATTAAAAGCGCAGCGGATCGCCGAAGCGCTTCACAACCAGATTAAAAAGGCGGCAGCATGA
- a CDS encoding terminase small subunit, with protein MAEGAGKRKSTKFKPLTDMQERYCQEYVKTPDAQGQAAKRAGFSSYDNAAMRMMKDDRIRDRIAELMEERNRRLRVSADYVLIRLVEIDQMDVLDILNDDGGMKPIAEWPKVWRTSLSAMDIATIKTTQASLQKENGEADLSVEDVEHILKKVKWPDKVKNLELIGKHVDVNAFKEVHEHNVNLSLADQMAKARQRAANSKNGAKKVKADE; from the coding sequence ATGGCCGAAGGCGCGGGAAAGCGAAAATCCACCAAATTTAAACCGTTAACGGATATGCAGGAACGCTACTGCCAGGAATACGTGAAAACGCCGGACGCGCAGGGCCAGGCCGCAAAGCGCGCCGGGTTCTCTTCGTATGACAACGCCGCCATGCGCATGATGAAAGACGACCGTATCCGCGATCGCATCGCCGAGCTGATGGAAGAGCGCAACAGGCGGCTGCGCGTCAGCGCCGATTATGTGCTGATTCGCCTGGTGGAAATCGACCAGATGGATGTGCTGGATATCCTGAACGATGACGGCGGGATGAAGCCGATCGCTGAATGGCCGAAGGTCTGGCGTACCTCTCTCAGTGCTATGGATATCGCTACCATTAAGACGACCCAGGCTTCTCTGCAAAAAGAGAATGGCGAGGCGGATCTCTCTGTTGAGGATGTCGAGCATATCCTGAAGAAGGTGAAATGGCCCGACAAGGTGAAAAACCTCGAGCTCATCGGTAAGCACGTCGACGTTAACGCGTTCAAAGAAGTCCATGAGCACAACGTGAACCTGTCGCTGGCTGACCAGATGGCGAAAGCCCGCCAGCGCGCCGCGAACAGCAAGAATGGCGCGAAGAAGGTGAAAGCCGATGAGTGA
- a CDS encoding helix-turn-helix transcriptional regulator, with the protein MKSIHEIRRENLKEILRRYFDGKQIRLAERLEIQQNLVSRWESGAKNIGDKVARRIEEAARVESHWLDVDHQLANMLENQESDTGPTNTSELAASILKKWMDADGLSQQKVAAASGVSQATINRLLRNESSISVNNLAAIAESFGRQAYEMILPPEAPGLISYDHKLYAALPQQEKDKIRTFIDFVMSQNQNDKQA; encoded by the coding sequence ATGAAAAGTATTCATGAGATACGGCGAGAAAATTTAAAGGAAATTCTGCGGCGTTATTTCGACGGCAAGCAGATCCGCCTGGCCGAGCGGCTGGAGATTCAGCAGAACCTGGTGTCCCGGTGGGAGAGCGGCGCGAAGAATATCGGCGATAAGGTCGCCCGACGCATTGAAGAAGCCGCGCGCGTTGAATCCCACTGGCTGGACGTCGATCACCAGCTGGCTAATATGCTGGAAAACCAGGAAAGCGACACAGGCCCGACAAACACCAGCGAGCTGGCCGCGAGCATCCTCAAAAAGTGGATGGATGCTGACGGGCTTTCTCAGCAGAAAGTGGCGGCTGCTTCCGGCGTCAGCCAGGCAACAATTAACCGCCTGCTGCGAAACGAGAGCAGCATCTCCGTCAATAATCTGGCAGCGATTGCAGAGTCGTTCGGGCGCCAGGCGTATGAAATGATCCTGCCGCCGGAAGCGCCGGGCCTTATCAGTTACGACCACAAACTGTACGCGGCGCTGCCGCAGCAGGAAAAAGACAAGATCCGCACGTTCATTGATTTCGTGATGTCTCAGAACCAAAACGATAAGCAGGCGTAA